TTCTGGCGCACCACCTGTAATATCTAAAGTCTTGATTTTATATTTTTCAATTATTTTTGGAATAAGAGATATTATTTCATTAGACATCTTTTCAGTCCTTAGGGGACTCGAATTGACATGACAATGCTTACAAGCCTGATTGCATTTATAACCTATGTTAATTTGCAATGTTTCTATAGGTTCTTTATATATTGGGGGGAATTTTTCTTTCATAAATCTATTGTCATTTGAAAATTAAAAATTCAACTATCTTTTCTAAAGTTTGATCTCTTACTAGCAAGTTCAATAAACCAACTTATATATTCTTTGGGACCATCTTTAAAAACTATGTCAAACTTTAAGTTGTCAAAATCATCACTGATCCCTATTAAACCAGTTTTTTTTGTAGAGGGCCTTTCAACTTCACCAGAACTACTATCTACAAAAATTATTTTATTATTAATCCCAAATTCATTACCTAATATTTGTATAAATTCCAGAAAAGACCTGTCACTTCCTCCTCTTAAATAACTTTTTTCACCATTATGTTTTTTGGAGGTTACTGTGTCACCAACTCCTATAATTATAGGCATATCTTCTATTTGAATAGTTCTTTTGCATAAATCAATTTTTTCCTTAATAGAATTTGGAGAGTCTCTAAAATTAAAATTACTTCCAAAAGGAGCTTTACCAGTTTTATTCGCAATAAATTTATTTAAAAGAAATAAAACTCCAGAATCTTTAACTGCTCCTTTTATAAGTAGTTGTATGTCTGTTGATCCAATATCATATTTAGAAGAAAGTTTAATTGTTTCTATACCATTTTTTTTTCCTAAATTTGGCGAAATATGAAGGAAAAATGAGTTATTGAGGCCTTCCGACTCAGCTTTTAAGATGATTTCATTCATCATTTTTTCAAAACTAATTTGAATAAGCTTTCTTTTATCAGAATCTTTGTGAACTAAATCAAATAGACTATTGAAATTAATCGTTGGCGAGAAGCGTGTTTCACATATTGATTTTACTGCGTGAAAATTGATATCTTCTTGGCTAAGTTCAGGGAAAATATTCTTAACTATGAAATTAAATTTAGGTCTTATTAAACTAGGTACTTTAGATAAAAAATTTAGTTCTTTTTCTGAGACTCCTTCGAAACTTATTTCACCATTGTTGTCTTGATACTCTACTCCACAGGCTGCTAAACCTCGCAAATATAGTTTTTTGTTTTTAGGCTCATTAGTGCTCTTTAAACTCCTTTCAATTATTCTGTTAACCCCTCTTGGACCTTCATGTTCCCCGCAAGTTAATACAAAGAATTCCTCGGCAAATTCTTTTACTGCATAGATATATCTTGATTCTAATTTTCTAGTCATTGGGTCTTTAACTAAAGGGATACAAACTCCGTCAATGTCTTGAATAATTAAGATATTTTCAGAAGAAATTAATTGTTTTTGTACCTTTAAATTACTTGCCATATATTCCATATTTATAATTATTTCTTTTTAAATTTAATTTCCATTTTTAATAGAAATTATAAATTAAAAAATTCAATATTTACAATAAATAATTTGCTATGGTCAAGAATTGCTTTAATGTAGAAAAATATTGGTATGGGTAAGAAATTAAAAAAAATTATCAAGAATTTCCAAAAATGAATAATAATTTCATAGAAAACATAAATGATGAAAAATATTTTTATTCATTTATTGAAGATATAGAGAACAGCAAAGTTGGATTTTACAGTGTAGGTTTATATCCGGCATCACTTGCATACAACTGTGCTATGCATGGAAAATCAAATAATATTCTCTTAGCTCCTAGGGAAGATAGAGATTTGTTAGGTGCGTTCTCAAATGAAGTTCTTTCTGAGATGGATAATAAAACTATTGAAAAGATTAAGAGAATGGGACATTATTCTTCAGAGGGAATAAGAAAGTCTTTTGATCTGAAAGATCTTCTCTTGGAATGTGAGATAGTTATTCTTGCTTCAAACAGTAATCATATACAAGATGATGTTAAAAATGCTTTAGAACTCAGAAAAAATTTAAAAAGAGAAAATGTGGTTCTTGGTTGTCTCGTCGGTTCTTTTTGTATTGATAATAAAAATAAAAAACCTTTTATTCTCTGTAATAAATATCCAAATTTAGCTTTTTTTACAGGATTTCATCGTCATGGAGCTTTACGAAATCCTAATGATAGTTTTACTGCAAATTTCTGCCATCCTGATGCCCTAACTTCTTTAATAGGAGCTCGCATTTTGAATCAATTGTCACCGAAAATTCAAGTTTCTCCTGGAGTTCATAATATTGAGTGTCAATATATAAAATCAATAAAAAATATCTCATCCATATTTGCAGGTTTTGTAAATAACTTTCATTCCGATAAGCCAGGAATGCTACCTACCATTAATACGATTTTGTTAACTCAATGTTTAGATCAAGCCGCATCAGTATCATTACAAGTAAGAAAAGAAAATAAATTAGAAAATAAATATCTTTCATTAAAAGAACTTGGTTATGGTGAAGAAATAATTAGTGCAAAGGAAATAATTAATGATAAATTTTGTGAAAAAGGAGATTATACTTTTTCTCAATTAAATGCTGTCAAGGCTGATGTCTTAGGGAGTATGACTCTACCAACGGAAGGAAAACCAACAAGGAATTTTCAGGCAGGACAAGTTTTATCAGATATGCTTTTGAAACTCAACAGATGTCCAAAAGATGTCTCGGAATTTGTAATTTGGTGTAATCAATATTCTCTTAGTCAAGGAGGTTTAGAAGGTCTAAAATCCTTAAAATTTTGGCCGGAAATTTATAAAGAATTCAAAATCAAAAATAATAATTGTTCAATGATTAATCTGATTTATTTATGCTTTTATGCTAATTCAGAAGAAAAGAAAGAAATTTATAAGGTTTTAATTAGTTCAGAAGAAATCACTAATTTTTGCCAAGAATCTGTGAAATCTGAATTATCTTTAGAATTAAATGAAAAATTAAAAGGAGATTATCTTTTTAATGATATTGAAATCCTTTACAAGAAATTGTTTATTGACAAAGCGGAAAACGAACTTGAAAAAAATGAATATAGTAATCAAATTTCAGAGAAAAATCCAAGTTATATCAATGTTTTGAAAATTATTAATAATTACTTTAATAATTGATTATTTATTTAATTTATTAAAAAGCTAAGTTCTTCATTTATTTACTAATTTTGATTGCGGGGTTAGAATTATTATGGTTTTAAAAGGTTTTTTTTGAAAAAGGAATTAACACATCGTTCTCATGAACTGAAAGCTCTTGGATGGAATCAAGAAGACTTAACAAGATACGAAGATTTATGGGACTACAGTCAAAGATGGGGATTAATAAATTTAGAAAGAGAAGACAGACAGTTTTTGAAGAAAGCAGAAAAGTTGCTACCAAAGATCCAAAATAAAAAGATATCCGTTAAAAAAACTATTGAAGAAAAATCATATTATTTATGGTTAAAATTTTACCTCGATGAAATTAATATTTTTAGTAATTCTAATCTTCCAAAAAATAAACATGGTGTTTGGACACTCTTAATTGAAGAGGAAATAAAACTTCTTAAAGAATTACAACCAGTTATGGGTCTCCCAGATACCTTAAAAGCTAAGAATATATTCGAAATTAGAAAAGAAGTCATAAATAAAGCTTTTAGAGAATTTGAAGCTAAAAACAATGATAAGGTTTTCAATTTTGATGAGGTTTTAAATAACTCTGAAAAAGATGTTGGTAAGAATTGGAAATCAATTACTGAAAAAGATCTTGAGGCTAATAAAACTTTCCCAATAATTGATTCTGCAAATATTGAAAAACTCAGATCTGTGATAAAAGAGGATTTGAGTTTATATATGAAAGATAATTACCCTTCATTAAAAAAGGATTTATAAATATTTATCTTTTTTTTGTTTTTTTTTTGGACTTTTTTAAGTTAAATAGATATAGGATTATTTAAAAATTTTGAGCAACCAAAAGTTCGAGACTCTTCAGTTACATGCAGGCCAAGTTCCTGATCCAACTACAAATTCTAGAGCAGTACCTATTTATCAAACTAGCTCTTATGTTTTTGATAACGCAGAGCATGGAGCGAATCTTTTTGGATTAAAAGAATTTGGAAATATTTATACTCGACTTATGAACCCCACAACAGATGTCTTCGAAAAAAGGATGGCAGCTTTAGAGGGAGGTATGGCGGCACTTGCAACATCCTCAGGTCAAGCTGCGCAATTCTTAGCAATCGTGAACTGCATGACAGCGGGAGATAATTTTGTCTCTACATCTTTTCTTTATGGTGGGACCTACAATCAATTTAAAGTACAATTTCCAAGATTAGGAATAGAAGTTAAATTTGCTGATGGCGATAGTATCGATAGTTTTAGAAATAAAATTGACGATAAAACCAAAGCAATATATGTCGAATCAATGGGAAATCCTAGGTTCAATATTCCAGATTTTGAGGGGCTTTCTGCTTTGGCTAAGGAAAATGGAATTCCTTTAATAGTGGATAATACCCTTGGTGCTGGGGGTGCTTTAATAAGACCAATTGATTTTGGAGCCGATGTAGTTGTGGAAAGTGCAACGAAATGGATCGGAGGACATGGAACAAGTATCGGCGGGGTTATAGTTGATGCCGGAACCTTTGATTGGGGAAATGGTAAATTCCCACTAATGAGTGAGCCAAGTGCTGCTTATCATGGTCTCGTTCATTGGGACGCTTTTGGTTTCGGTAGTGAAATTTGCAAATCTTTGGGAGTTCCTGATAACAGAAATATAGCTTTTGCATTAAGAGCAAGACTTGAATGCCTAAGAGACTGGGGATCAGCTCAAAGTCCTTTTAATTCTTTCTTGTTATTGCAGGGTTTGGAAACTCTAAGTTTAAGGATAGAAAGACAAACTTCTAATGCTCTTGAATTAGCAAAATGGTTAGATTCTAATTCTAATGTAAGTAGTGTTAATTATCCTGGCCTAGAATCTGATCCATATTATTCAAGTGCCAAAAAATATACTACTGGAAGGGGAATGGGTTGCATGCTTATGTTCTCTCTTAATGGAGGTTATGAAAATGCAGTAAAATTTATTGATTCCTTAAAATTAGCGAGTCACCTTGCTAATGTTGGTGATTCAAAAACTTTAGTAATTCATCCCGCCTCAACAACTCATCAGCAATTATCTGAAGAAGAACAATTATCTGCAGGAGTTACTCCAACTATGGTAAGAGTTTCTGTAGGAATTGAGCATATTGATGATATAAAAGCAGATTTCGAACAAGCACTTTCACAAATCACGTAGGAAAGGAGATTTATTGGCTTTAATAATTCCTAGTAACTATCACAAGATTAGTGATGTTGAAAAAAATCATATATCTTGGATCGAACCAGAATTGGCAAAAAGACAGGATATACGTCCTCTAAGGATTGGTATTTTAAATATCATGCCTCTTGGCAAGCAGTATGAATTTAATTTACTCCATCCACTTGGTTTATCTCCACTTCAGATTGAGCCAGTTTGGATAAAGCTTAAAACTCACTCTTATAAAACATGGGATCTTAATCATCTAAATAATCTATATATAACTTGGGAAGAAGCAAATAATCCAGAACCTTTAGATGGAATAATTATTACTGGAGCACCTATTGAGCACCTAGCCTTTGAGGATGTTAAGTATTGGGATGAATTTGTGAAAATTGTATATGAAGCTAGAAATTCTTGTGCAAGTACTCTTGGATTATGTTGGGCTGGCTTTGCGCTGGCTTATTTGGCAGGTGTTGATAAGAAAGTTTTTGATAAGAAATTATTTGGGGTATTCCCTTTAAAAAGTCTTGTTCCTGGACATCCTTTGATGGGGACACAAGATGATGAATTTATTTGTCCTCAAAGTAGATTTGCAGGATTACCAGATTTAGAGATGGAGAAGGCCCAAAAAGAAGGGAAATTGAATTTGTTAGCTTATGGAGAAAACGTGGGATATACAATATTTGAATCAAAAGATCAAAAACAACTTATGCATTTAGGTCATCCTGAATATACGGTGCATAGAATTATTAGTGAAATTGAAAGAGACAAAGAAAAGGGAGATGTTCCAGCTCCTGAAAATTTTGATCTAAAAAGTTCAAAAACCGCTTGGAGATCTCATAGGAATTTGCTTTTTCAGCAATGGCTTTGGTTTTGTTATCAGCAAGTTAGTCTTAATTAATTTTTTTAATGGGCGCTTTCCATCCCACCTAGTCTTTCAAATAAGTTAAGACTTTCTTTATTTAATCCTATAATTTCAACTTTAGAACCGCCATTCTGGAATTTTCTAATAATTTGCTCAAGAGCAACAACGCCACTTTGATCCCAAATATGAGCTAAAGACATATCAATTACAATTTTTTCTGGATGTTCATGAATATCAAATCCTTGTAAAAAATAAATTTTACTTACAAAAAATAATTGTCCTTTTACTTTGTAAGTAGTCAAATTATTTTCTTTTGATCTTAATACAGTTATAACTTTTGCGACTTTTCTGCTGAAAAGAATTGCAGCTAATGCAACTCCTGCAATAACTCCAAGTGCAAGATTATGAGGTTTTGTAAGCATAGTAACTGCAAAAGTCATAAGCATGACTAAGGTATCGCTTTTGGGTATCTTTCTAATATTTTTTAATCCATTTATATCTGCTGTACTTATTGCGATCGTTATCATGATTGCTACTAAAGCAGCCATTGGTATTGCTCCAATCCAAGACTTCAAGAGGATGATCATAATTAGTAGAGAGATACCTGAGGAGAGGGTTGATAATCTAGATTTGCCGCCATTTTCAGTATTCATTACAGATTGCCCAACTAAGGCACATCCTGCCATTCCACCAAATAAAGATGCCATAATATTTGCGATTCCCTGGCCTCTTGCTTCCTTATTTTTATTAGAACTTGTATCAGTTACATCGTCTAAAATATCTTGAGTTAAAAAAGTTTCCATTAAACCCACAAGTGATATTGCAAGTGAGGTCGGTAAAATTATCCCTAATGTTTCGAGACTAAAAGGTACTTTTCCATTTTCTATTGATCCAAAAGGCAAAGAAATACTTGGTAATCCATCAGGTAATTTACCTAAATCGCTAACTGTTGGTACGTCTAGATTAAAGAATATGCTTATAAGAGTAATTATTACTATTGCGATAAGTTGAGATGGTATTACTTTCGTGATTTTTGGAAGCCCATATATAATTACTAATCCTAGGATTACAAGGATCCAAACCACTGGGATCTGAGAGTTGACTGGGTATTGACTTAAAGTTTGTTCAACTAATCCTTTTGATTCTTTAATACCTATCCCTAATTGAGGTAGTTGTGCTTGAAATATTAAAAGTGCCAGTGCATTTACAAATCCACTTAATACTCCTGTTGGGACGAATCGCATTTGGTAAGCAAGTCTTAAATATCCCCAAAGAATCTGGAAAACTCCAGTTAATATTCCAGCTGCAATAAGATATGGGACTCCTAATCCTGGAGCTTTTGATTCTCCATAAGCAACAAGTCCAGTCATCAAAAGAGCTGTTGAACCTGTGGCTGAAGTGATCATTCCCCTTCTTCCTCCAACAATCGCAATTGTTATAGATAAGCAAAATGCACCAAAAAGGCCAACTTTAGGATCTACACCAGCTATACCTGAAAAAGCAATTGCTTCTGGGATCATGGCAAAAGCAACAACTAAGCCAGAGAGAATATTTGACTTTGGATCATCTAACCAATTTTTAGATAAATATCTTGAGAAATTTGACATTGTAAGTTTTTTCATAATTAAGAAGTTACCTCATAAAGGAGGCAAAATACCTTGTGGGTCAAAAATATTCTTTAAAATTTTTAATTCATTCATTCTATTTCCAAATGCTAATGTAAGTTCTTCATCATGAGTATTTAAATGATTATGCAATTGGGCTAAGTGAATATTTGGATAAAACCTTTTTAGGTTACTCCATGATTTATAAATCCAGTCCAAAGCGACTTCTCTTTCTTTAAGATCATTTTTTTTCCATGATGCATATATCCATGGTTTCCAAGTGCTTTTTCTATGAACAAAAAAGCTTGAGCCATGATTTAACTTTTTGGTTTTGCAACCTAATTGTTGAGAAGCAACATAACAGGAATTATTAGGTTTATTGTCCATTATTTCATTTAAACATTTTATGAAAATTGGTATATCATTTTTTAAATCTTCCCCAAGAAGACTAATTACCTCAGAATGGTTATTTGCATTCAGCTCGTATAAATTCAATTCCTTTGGGAAGAAATTTATATTGTTAAAGTTCTTATAAAAATTTTTTTCTAGAGCAGGAAATTTTTCTAGAAGCATTAAGTATTCTTCTGTTCTTTTATCATTTAAATTATTTTTTAGTTCAGCAAAAACATATATGTAAATTTTTTGGGCATAAATCCATTGAAGACTAATATTTTCTGGAAATTTCTCTGATATTTTTATTATTTCTGTAAGTTCATTGATATCTACAAATCCTTCAATAACCTTAATTGGATTAGATTGGATAGTCTTAAGTTCTATTTCGGTAATGATTGAGAAGAAGGGTGCTGCGCCTTTAACTGCTTCCCAAATCAATTGTTTTTCTGGATTTATTTGATTTTTCTTTAAAGAGATAAATGTGCCATTACCCAAGAAACCTTTTATTGATTCAATATTATCAATGGCTAATCCGTAGGCTCTACTAAGTGGGCTTACTCCACCAGTAAGTATATAGCCTGCCCCAGGAAGTTTAGAAAGTCCGATTGGAAAACTTTGATTATATTTTTGTAAATGATTTAATAGATCCCCCATTATTACTCCACCTCCAATTGTTACTAAATTACTTTCTCTATCTAGGTGAATTTTGCTGTAATTTTTTCTTAGATCAAGAGTTGTAAAACCATTTTTTGCACAGCTAGAGGTTGTCCCTCCACTACATACGCAAATGTGCTCGAATTTTTCCTTAGAATAATTATTCCCATTAAATAAGGAATCATCCACGTCATAAATTAATTTCTTTAACTTTGCGTCCTTTGAGTTAATATTTGGAATTTCAAGCAGGTTATTATTTTTTTTCACTACATAATATTGTTCTTTACTATTATGGTATAAGTAATATTTTAATATTGGATAATTTAGATTCGAAGTTAAATAATCAAGTCGCGATTCTTATCTGTGGACACGGAAGTAGAAATAAACTAGCCATTACTGAATTTCAAGCATTAACTAAACTTATCCAAAAAAGATATCCGAACATTTTAGTTGAATATGGTTTCTTGGAATTTGCAAAACCTTCACTTGTTGATGCTCTAGACAAGTTAAAAGATCATTCTATAAAAAAAGTAATTGCAATACCCGCAATGCTTTTCGCCGCTGGCCATGTGAAAAATGATATACCTAGCTTGCTTATGAATTATTCAATTAAAACAGGCATTGAAATAATTTATGGAAGAGAATTAGGTATTAATAATTTAATGATTAGTGCAGCTTGTGAAAGAGTAAAAGATGTATTTAAAAAAAATAATACTCTCAAACCTGAACAATCATTATTAGTTGTTGTTGGTAGAGGCTCTTCTGACCCAGATGCGAATTCCAATGTTTCGAAAATTACGAGAATGATCGTAGAGGGTATTGGTTTAGGGTGGGGTGAAACAGTTTTTTCTGGAGTAACTTTCCCTCTTGTTGAACCTGGCTTGAAAAATGTTGTAAGACTTGGTTATAAAAATATAATTATTTTCCCTTATTTCCTTTTCTCAGGTGTGCTTGTCACAAGAATAAAAAGACAAAGTGATTTAGTTGCAATTGATAATCCACATATTTCATTTATACATGCAAAATATCTTTCATCACAGTCTTATGTGGTCGATACTTTTGTAGAAAGGATTCAAGAGATTCTTAATAACGAGGGTAAGAATTTTATGAATTGCTCCACTTGTAAATATAGATCAAATTTATTTGGCTTTGAAAAAGAAGTTGGAATGGTACAAGAAAGTCATCATGATCACGTAGAAGGTTTGGGTGTCAGCTGTGATTTATGTGATCCTGAATGTAATGGTGCTTGTGAAATACAAAATCAAATCCCAACTCATAACCAAGAGAAATCAAATTTACCAGAAGGTGGATACTTGGAACATGAAAATGTGGATGCATATCAACATGACCACCACCACCACCATAGTATTTATCCAAATTCAAAACACCCTTTAGGACCTGTCACGCTTCGCTTGCCTAATGAAGATCAAATCTTAAGAAAATCCATTGAAAACGACTGAATCATCTGTCTCTTTCTCGACTAAGTCTTAATAGACTCAGTATATATAAGAAATCTTAATATAAAATCTTGAAAGTATTTTGAACTGGATTTTCCACAATTTCTAGGTCGTTTTCCACGTCCAAATCCACATTGGATTAGAAATGCCAGTATTTTTCACAAAAAACAGGACTTCAACATTATTGTTGACTTTTTTTTTTGCCCTTATCAATTTTTTTATTTAAAAAGTATATTTTTAAGAATTTAATTTATAACATGAGTCTCATATGATAATTTTAAAAGTTATCTGGTAAATCTTTTTTGACATTTAGAAAAAAAAACATAATTATAGTTGTGTAGAAAAATAAGTTTATGGATCAAATCAGCCAAACAAATTTATCCGACGTGAATAACGAGGAATGCTCTTTAAATAAAGTCTCTTTAGAAACAGAGCTTTCAGAAACTCTCTATAACACTATGAAAGATTTCGTATTAAGTAACCCAACTTGGGATCAATATAAGCTTATAAATTCAGCATTAGCTACTTTTCTGATTCAAAACGGATGTACTGATAATACTGTTTCAGAGATTTATTTAAATCAACTATTTACTCCTTCTAAATCTTTTTAATATTTAGGCAGGCTCTCCTACACAAGGCCATCATTGTAAGCGTAGGGCTTTGCCAAGATGAAGTTGGCCAGCAGGCTCCATCTAAAACAAGTACATTCTTGCATCTCCATATTCTATTGAATCTATCAACTACGCTATTTTCTTCATTGGTTCCCATTGGTGCCCCTCCAACTTCATGTATGTAATATCCTGGAGGTGGGGGACTATCTGAAAGTGCGATCAAGTTTTTTGTTAGTAAGCTACCTAATGGGATATTAATTAGTTCATCAATATTTTTTATTTCTCCATTTGCAGCTTTTATTGATTTTTGTATTGTCTTTTCCATATGTTTTGCCATATTTAATTCATTTTCGCTCCATTCGAATTCAATGTAGGGAATTGGGATACCCCATTCATCTGTTTTATTTGAGAGAGAAACTGAGTTTTTCTCTCTAGGAAGGACTTCTCCATGGGCGATAAGAAAGCCAATGGATGAGTTTGTGTCTTTTTGCAAAAATTTAGGTATCCCTAATCTATCAATTGCTCCCCAGATTCCATAACCTCTATTGAAATTTATTTCGTCAATCTTTGGTAAATTTGAACCAAATGGAATAAAGAAGCTGCCTGCTCCAGAAAGATCGGGAGGATTATCTAATGGTTTTACTGAGTTCTTTGTTTTTGGGACTGAAAAAAATCTACAGATAGATATATGGTCCATGAGGTATTTACCTAATTTTCCAGAATTATCTTTAAAACCTGAGGAATTTGATTTGCATTCTGAGTTCAGTAGTATTCTGAGAGTTGAAATTGTTGATGCGCAAAGAAGGATTAAATCACAATTTAATTCTTCTTTGCATCCATTTTCTAGGTTTACGATCGTTAGTTTTGATGCAAGCTCTGTTATCTTGTTAATCTCAAAAGACTCCACTAGGTGATTTGAGATTATTTGAACATTTCCAGTATCTAAAGCTTTTTTTAAAGTGCTTCCTAAACTGGAGGACTTCGGCCATCTTTTGTCTTTTACTGATGAATTACGGTCAAATCCTCTTGATTGGATAAATGGATAGTTTAATTTTGATTTAACTTTTCTGCCAAAAACATTTTCATTTTCTGTAAGAGGGATCTCACTAATATATTTACCATTTGGGACTTCCTTAATA
This window of the Prochlorococcus sp. MIT 1314 genome carries:
- the stpA gene encoding glucosylglycerol 3-phosphatase; its protein translation is MEYMASNLKVQKQLISSENILIIQDIDGVCIPLVKDPMTRKLESRYIYAVKEFAEEFFVLTCGEHEGPRGVNRIIERSLKSTNEPKNKKLYLRGLAACGVEYQDNNGEISFEGVSEKELNFLSKVPSLIRPKFNFIVKNIFPELSQEDINFHAVKSICETRFSPTINFNSLFDLVHKDSDKRKLIQISFEKMMNEIILKAESEGLNNSFFLHISPNLGKKNGIETIKLSSKYDIGSTDIQLLIKGAVKDSGVLFLLNKFIANKTGKAPFGSNFNFRDSPNSIKEKIDLCKRTIQIEDMPIIIGVGDTVTSKKHNGEKSYLRGGSDRSFLEFIQILGNEFGINNKIIFVDSSSGEVERPSTKKTGLIGISDDFDNLKFDIVFKDGPKEYISWFIELASKRSNFRKDS
- a CDS encoding O-acetylhomoserine aminocarboxypropyltransferase/cysteine synthase: MSNQKFETLQLHAGQVPDPTTNSRAVPIYQTSSYVFDNAEHGANLFGLKEFGNIYTRLMNPTTDVFEKRMAALEGGMAALATSSGQAAQFLAIVNCMTAGDNFVSTSFLYGGTYNQFKVQFPRLGIEVKFADGDSIDSFRNKIDDKTKAIYVESMGNPRFNIPDFEGLSALAKENGIPLIVDNTLGAGGALIRPIDFGADVVVESATKWIGGHGTSIGGVIVDAGTFDWGNGKFPLMSEPSAAYHGLVHWDAFGFGSEICKSLGVPDNRNIAFALRARLECLRDWGSAQSPFNSFLLLQGLETLSLRIERQTSNALELAKWLDSNSNVSSVNYPGLESDPYYSSAKKYTTGRGMGCMLMFSLNGGYENAVKFIDSLKLASHLANVGDSKTLVIHPASTTHQQLSEEEQLSAGVTPTMVRVSVGIEHIDDIKADFEQALSQIT
- a CDS encoding homoserine O-succinyltransferase, which gives rise to MALIIPSNYHKISDVEKNHISWIEPELAKRQDIRPLRIGILNIMPLGKQYEFNLLHPLGLSPLQIEPVWIKLKTHSYKTWDLNHLNNLYITWEEANNPEPLDGIIITGAPIEHLAFEDVKYWDEFVKIVYEARNSCASTLGLCWAGFALAYLAGVDKKVFDKKLFGVFPLKSLVPGHPLMGTQDDEFICPQSRFAGLPDLEMEKAQKEGKLNLLAYGENVGYTIFESKDQKQLMHLGHPEYTVHRIISEIERDKEKGDVPAPENFDLKSSKTAWRSHRNLLFQQWLWFCYQQVSLN
- a CDS encoding SulP family inorganic anion transporter yields the protein MSNFSRYLSKNWLDDPKSNILSGLVVAFAMIPEAIAFSGIAGVDPKVGLFGAFCLSITIAIVGGRRGMITSATGSTALLMTGLVAYGESKAPGLGVPYLIAAGILTGVFQILWGYLRLAYQMRFVPTGVLSGFVNALALLIFQAQLPQLGIGIKESKGLVEQTLSQYPVNSQIPVVWILVILGLVIIYGLPKITKVIPSQLIAIVIITLISIFFNLDVPTVSDLGKLPDGLPSISLPFGSIENGKVPFSLETLGIILPTSLAISLVGLMETFLTQDILDDVTDTSSNKNKEARGQGIANIMASLFGGMAGCALVGQSVMNTENGGKSRLSTLSSGISLLIMIILLKSWIGAIPMAALVAIMITIAISTADINGLKNIRKIPKSDTLVMLMTFAVTMLTKPHNLALGVIAGVALAAILFSRKVAKVITVLRSKENNLTTYKVKGQLFFVSKIYFLQGFDIHEHPEKIVIDMSLAHIWDQSGVVALEQIIRKFQNGGSKVEIIGLNKESLNLFERLGGMESAH
- a CDS encoding FAD-binding oxidoreductase, whose amino-acid sequence is MKKNNNLLEIPNINSKDAKLKKLIYDVDDSLFNGNNYSKEKFEHICVCSGGTTSSCAKNGFTTLDLRKNYSKIHLDRESNLVTIGGGVIMGDLLNHLQKYNQSFPIGLSKLPGAGYILTGGVSPLSRAYGLAIDNIESIKGFLGNGTFISLKKNQINPEKQLIWEAVKGAAPFFSIITEIELKTIQSNPIKVIEGFVDINELTEIIKISEKFPENISLQWIYAQKIYIYVFAELKNNLNDKRTEEYLMLLEKFPALEKNFYKNFNNINFFPKELNLYELNANNHSEVISLLGEDLKNDIPIFIKCLNEIMDNKPNNSCYVASQQLGCKTKKLNHGSSFFVHRKSTWKPWIYASWKKNDLKEREVALDWIYKSWSNLKRFYPNIHLAQLHNHLNTHDEELTLAFGNRMNELKILKNIFDPQGILPPL
- a CDS encoding sirohydrochlorin chelatase; this translates as MDNLDSKLNNQVAILICGHGSRNKLAITEFQALTKLIQKRYPNILVEYGFLEFAKPSLVDALDKLKDHSIKKVIAIPAMLFAAGHVKNDIPSLLMNYSIKTGIEIIYGRELGINNLMISAACERVKDVFKKNNTLKPEQSLLVVVGRGSSDPDANSNVSKITRMIVEGIGLGWGETVFSGVTFPLVEPGLKNVVRLGYKNIIIFPYFLFSGVLVTRIKRQSDLVAIDNPHISFIHAKYLSSQSYVVDTFVERIQEILNNEGKNFMNCSTCKYRSNLFGFEKEVGMVQESHHDHVEGLGVSCDLCDPECNGACEIQNQIPTHNQEKSNLPEGGYLEHENVDAYQHDHHHHHSIYPNSKHPLGPVTLRLPNEDQILRKSIEND
- a CDS encoding DUF2811 domain-containing protein, translating into MDQISQTNLSDVNNEECSLNKVSLETELSETLYNTMKDFVLSNPTWDQYKLINSALATFLIQNGCTDNTVSEIYLNQLFTPSKSF
- a CDS encoding GMC family oxidoreductase, with translation MDISPYDAIVVGSGATGGIAALTLAEQGIKVLVIEAGPQLKRHEASNHEPKSTFKRLSGVLTKKHANQCQHPGYWKNNPDLYSNELRHPYEFPKDKPFLWTQGKQYGGRTLTWGGITLRFSSEDFHPAKKDGFGPNWPISYDELSPHYDFIESFCGIYGRKDDIKEVPNGKYISEIPLTENENVFGRKVKSKLNYPFIQSRGFDRNSSVKDKRWPKSSSLGSTLKKALDTGNVQIISNHLVESFEINKITELASKLTIVNLENGCKEELNCDLILLCASTISTLRILLNSECKSNSSGFKDNSGKLGKYLMDHISICRFFSVPKTKNSVKPLDNPPDLSGAGSFFIPFGSNLPKIDEINFNRGYGIWGAIDRLGIPKFLQKDTNSSIGFLIAHGEVLPREKNSVSLSNKTDEWGIPIPYIEFEWSENELNMAKHMEKTIQKSIKAANGEIKNIDELINIPLGSLLTKNLIALSDSPPPPGYYIHEVGGAPMGTNEENSVVDRFNRIWRCKNVLVLDGACWPTSSWQSPTLTMMALCRRACLNIKKI